GCGGCTGTGGCTCGGGTCCTACGCCACGCCCCAGGCCGCCGCGGTCGCGCACGACGCagccgtcttcttcctccgcggcggcggccagggcgccACGGACGCCGCGGCGCTCAACTTCCCGGAGCGCGCCGCGGCCACGTACGGCATGGGGacgtcggctgcggcggcaagGCTGTCGCCGCGGTCCGTGCAGCGCGTGGCGTCCGACGCCGGCATGGCTGCCGACGCGCAGCTCGTCGAGGCgcgggagcagcagcggcttgCCTCCGGGGAGATCAGCGTCGATGACATGGAGATTTTGATGTAATAGTACTTAAAAGACCTTGCCGGCTTGCCGGTGTTATCACAATgagtggaaaaaaaaattgaactgaTGGAATAATTGAAAACGTGAGTACGTAACCAGTGCCATTGCTCTCCCGATCCCGGTGGTTTGCTGATGGGGGCTCGAAACGAATCGAACGCGAGACGTGATCCACTGCGTATAAAGCTTGCCGCAGTGGCAGCGCCTCCGGCCACTATGCTGCTAGCCTGCTAGTACTCCTCTGGCCAGCTTCTCTCTGCGTCCGTTGACCAGTCACCTGTGACTATGAGGCTGGCACCAGGCAGCGACCATTTTCGCCTGACGAAGACGGATGACGCGCGCCGCGTGACTTCTTCTTCCGCGTTTAAACTGGCATGCGGCGCGCCTCCCCGGCTCCCCGCAGACCCGTCGTTAATCATCTCCCGGACATGATTTTGACCTGGCCTGGATGCAGGTTCCGATCCACTTGTACGTTGACGTACAGCATGTTCTTCTACAGTCTAGTAGTACCTTCGgatctctgacggaagcctTGAAATAAATCGATTCGTCCGGCGACTATTCTTGCCCACATTAAAATCCTGGTTACGTCAACCTGGCTGGACTCTGTAGCTAGTCTCGCGGTTCCCAGAGGAAGTCAGACCGAAAATATTAAAcgctactctctccgttctataattcttgtcgaaatcttacgtgtatctagacattttttatgaataaatacattcaatttttgacaaatttaagacaataATCAGTTAACATTTTGCTCATTTCCTCGGCTCTCTACCCTGctttgacaagttcaccagCAAGTGCCATCAGGGAAATACTAGTACCACAACGGCCCCGGCGGCTCGTGACTGCATGCTTCCGATAGACGCTCAGCTAGGCTGACACCTAAACTAAACGATGTCCCGTGGCTGACGATGGTTCGAACAAGATACCAACATTTTGACAAGATCGACAGCGAAAGTTATAAGCAGAGCACTTCCTGCATGTTTAGCTTGCTGGCGTGTTTAGAGCCTTAAAGGTCGCCAGGCAAAGGGAAAAGCACCGAAAGGAGCGGAAGCTTTGGACGCGGATAGACAGAGTGCGGTCTGTTCGTTAGTTCGTTCGTGTTGATCCCGATCAATGTCACGATCAATCCCATCCCAACTTTGTGCCCGACGCGGCGCGTTAGGATAACCGGAGGCAAAAGAACGGTTGACCATCACAGGGACAAAAGTGCTTCACTTGTGCCTGTATTTCTCACACCACATGCAGGTGACAAGGCAGAATCTTCAACTCATTTGGACACAGATAGGATTGGAGCAGACTGCAGACATGCCATAACGAGAAACACACACGACCCAGAAAGCTTGAACTCCAGGAGTTACAGGCAGAAGCTGATGACCGAAAAGAGGTCGTAAATATATTATTGATCAAAGTAAcacgaaaagaaaaacagtttCCGCGAGAAACTAATGGGACAGTGACCGTCCGAGATTAACTCAAATTATGTACAAATCGAACACAACAGTTTTGCTGGAAAACTGCGCCGTGCTGCAAATACGCAACTTTACGAGCTAGTATCTTCTTTTGGCTTCTGACTGAGCTCCGAGTACTGGCCTCCCATCAGCTGCAGTATTTCGCTCCACAAGCAAGAAGGGTCTGTCGTCAGCGCATCCGTTATCAGGCCTGAGCTGCACGAAGTGACAACCCAGTATCCTGCATCAATCTCACTCAACAACTGATCATGATCCCAAGCAGAGTACCCGACGTAGAACTTCAGGTCCTCAGGATTAACTGCACCGTTCTTCATCAGATGGCCAGCCTTCTGCAGGTCGGTCCTGAAACCGAAGCAGATGCCCGGTGCCACCTCTTCAAACCCCTTGATGGGCCTGCCTTCATTGGTCCTCATCAAGAATATGCTCATATCGACCGGGCCTCCAAAGAACAGGGAGCAGTCACTAAAAGGTGTCGCCGGGTCGCGGAAGGATGGATTCACATGTTTCATCTTTGTGTAGAGTGGACGGTTCAGGATGACGCCGAACGGGCCATCGTAGGCATCTTTTGAGCCTAAtttgaggaggaggatgaccGTTCTTTCAAAGGTACCATTCCCATCAAGCTCTTCAGTGGCAACCAACACACAGCCAGATTCTGGTGCTGAAATAGAATGGGCCCATTTCCGAGGAAGACAATGTACTGGTCCATCGGATGATGTCTGTGGTAGAGTATTTACATCGACTGTTTGCTCCTGATTTGAAGACATCGTCAAGAATAAATTAAGTAAACTATTTCGGGGGAATCTCTTGTTAGCCATCAACAAAAGATTAGATAAACCAAAACATCAAACAAGGTTCGGGCAGAAAGAGACTATTTGCATTgcttcagaaaaagaaatgaaccCGGTTTTCAAATCAAGTCTACAGATAGGAAAACTTTCAGGACAAGCAAAAAGGTTTAACAACGCAATATTTTTGTA
The Brachypodium distachyon strain Bd21 chromosome 2, Brachypodium_distachyon_v3.0, whole genome shotgun sequence genome window above contains:
- the LOC100828069 gene encoding uncharacterized protein LOC100828069 yields the protein MDMRALSLKAGGPFVAPRRSPPPTWVAPLAASEIDSPSLAAVGPRRCRRQPARWPKLAVSASGNNSQNSRDGNDEPKNRASSSGKGDASSPSGDDSIPISQNHGEPKSNDTMYVPSNLSYWRDVRASFVIPKSEQTVDVNTLPQTSSDGPVHCLPRKWAHSISAPESGCVLVATEELDGNGTFERTVILLLKLGSKDAYDGPFGVILNRPLYTKMKHVNPSFRDPATPFSDCSLFFGGPVDMSIFLMRTNEGRPIKGFEEVAPGICFGFRTDLQKAGHLMKNGAVNPEDLKFYVGYSAWDHDQLLSEIDAGYWVVTSCSSGLITDALTTDPSCLWSEILQLMGGQYSELSQKPKEDTSS